The Candidatus Fusobacterium pullicola genome window below encodes:
- a CDS encoding dihydrofolate reductase has product MSKPEINMIVCVAKNNLIGDKNPTGNGLLWHSKEELAYYKEKTVGNVVIFGKNTAKCVPIELMKKNREVIVVSSKDNFEDIIEKYIDSNKKIFVCGGATIYRTYLEKYNFDNIYISVLKPHIEVSIPNDPLYFPKVEEFGYSIAETKEYQDFIAYTYKK; this is encoded by the coding sequence ATGAGTAAACCTGAAATAAACATGATTGTCTGTGTTGCTAAAAATAATCTTATTGGAGATAAGAATCCCACTGGCAATGGACTTCTTTGGCATTCAAAGGAAGAATTAGCTTATTATAAAGAGAAAACAGTTGGCAACGTTGTTATCTTTGGAAAAAATACTGCCAAATGTGTTCCTATTGAACTTATGAAAAAAAATAGAGAGGTTATTGTTGTATCATCTAAGGATAACTTTGAAGATATTATTGAAAAATATATAGATAGCAATAAAAAAATATTTGTATGTGGAGGGGCAACTATATATAGAACTTATTTAGAGAAATATAACTTTGATAATATCTATATCTCTGTACTTAAACCTCATATAGAAGTTAGTATCCCAAATGATCCTCTATACTTTCCTAAAGTAGAAGAGTTTGGATATTCTATTGCTGAAACAAAAGAGTACCAAGATTTTATAGCTTATACTTACAAAAAATAA
- the thyA gene encoding thymidylate synthase → MAKFDKIYRDIVETIDRDGIWSEGNVRTKYADGTPAHYKSYIGYQFRLDNSTDEAHLITTRFAPNKAPIRELYWIWIMQSNDVEELNKLKCKFWDEWKMADGTIGKAYGYQIAKQTFGYKSQLDYIINEIKKNPNSRRIMTEIWVPEDLDKMALTPCVHLTQWSVIGNKLYLEVRQRSCDVALGLVANVFQYSVLHKLVAIECGLKPADIIWSIHNVHIYDRHMPVLLEQIKRKEFEGATLKIENFTSIYDFKPDDVVVENYNYGDKISYEVAI, encoded by the coding sequence ATGGCAAAATTTGATAAAATATATAGAGATATCGTTGAAACAATTGATAGAGATGGAATTTGGAGTGAGGGAAATGTCAGAACTAAGTATGCTGATGGTACTCCTGCCCACTACAAAAGTTATATAGGATATCAATTTAGATTAGATAACTCAACTGATGAAGCTCATCTTATCACTACAAGATTTGCTCCAAACAAAGCCCCTATCAGAGAGCTTTACTGGATCTGGATTATGCAATCCAATGATGTTGAAGAGTTAAATAAGTTAAAGTGTAAATTCTGGGATGAATGGAAGATGGCTGATGGTACAATAGGTAAAGCCTATGGATATCAGATAGCAAAGCAAACTTTTGGTTACAAAAGCCAACTTGATTACATCATCAACGAGATCAAGAAAAATCCTAACAGTAGAAGAATCATGACTGAAATATGGGTCCCTGAAGATTTGGATAAGATGGCTCTTACTCCATGTGTACATCTTACTCAATGGAGTGTCATCGGAAATAAACTTTATCTTGAAGTAAGACAAAGAAGCTGTGATGTTGCTCTTGGATTAGTTGCCAATGTCTTCCAATACTCTGTACTTCATAAATTAGTAGCTATAGAATGCGGACTTAAACCTGCCGATATTATCTGGAGTATCCATAATGTTCATATCTATGATAGACATATGCCTGTATTACTTGAACAGATTAAAAGAAAAGAGTTTGAAGGGGCAACTTTAAAGATAGAAAACTTTACTTCTATCTATGATTTCAAACCTGATGATGTGGTTGTTGAAAATTATAACTATGGAGATAAAATCTCTTACGAGGTGGCTATCTAA